The Mangrovimonas cancribranchiae nucleotide sequence CCTAAAAAATTGTTGTTTAATACCACAATTTTTACTGGTACTTTGGTTTGAAAAATGGTTCCTAATTCTTGGATGGTCATTTGGTAACCACCATCACCAGCAATCATCACCACGTCGCGTTCTGGTGCGCCCATTTTTGCACCAATCGCAGCTGGTAAAGCAAATCCCATAGTACCTAATCCGCCAGACGTAATATTACTTTTTGAGACATTGAAATCGGCATAACGACATGCAATCATTTGGTGTTGACCAACATCGCTAACTATTGCGGCTTCACCTTTGGATTGCTCATTAATCTCTTTAAGCACTTCACCCATAGTCAAGCCATCTTTTGTTGGATGTAAATCGTTTCTTATGACTTTATCAAATTCAACTTGATATAAATCTTTAAATTTTTGATGCCATTCTGTATGCGAATTTTCTTTTAAAAACGGAAGAATTGCAGTCAAAGTCTCTTTTGAATTTCCTAAAACAGCAACATCTGTTTTTACATTTTTATCAATCTCAGCAGGATCAATTTCAAAATGAATCACTTTAGCTTGTTTAGCGTATGTAGCTAAATTTCCAGTAACACGATCGTCAAAACGCATTCCGATTGCGATTAAAACATCACATTCGTTAGTTAAAACATTTGGGGCATAATTACCGTGCATACCAACCATGCCGACATTTAATGGATGTGTTGAAGGAATTGCCGAAGCACCTAAAATAGTCCAAGCCGATGGCAAACTTGCTTTTTCGATAACAGCTTTAAATTCAGCTTCAGCTTCACCTAAAATCACACCTTGTCCCCAAACAACAAGAGGTTTTTTTGCGTTATTTATTAAATCTGCAGCAGCTTGCAAATCAACTTGATTGGTTTCAGGAATTGGTTTGTAACTTCTAATTCCTGTACATTTTTCGTATTTAAAATCGAATTCTTCAAACTGCGCATCCTTCGTAATATCTATTAAAACAGGACCAGGACGACCACTTTTTGCAATATAAAACGCTTTAGCAATGACTTCAGGAATTTCTGAAGCTTTTGTGACTTGATGATTCCATTTGGTAACAGGTGTAGAGATACCAACAATATCGGTTTCTTGAAACGCATCGCTACCTAATAAATGCGAGCCAACTTGACCGGTAATACACACCATTGGCGTGCTATCTATTTGCGCATCTGC carries:
- the ilvB gene encoding biosynthetic-type acetolactate synthase large subunit; this encodes METKTIKNNEQSTSKTIRISGSEAVVRSLIAEGVDVLYGYPGGAIMPVYDELYKFQNEIHHVLTRHEQGATHAAQGYARISGKVGVAMATSGPGATNLITGIADAQIDSTPMVCITGQVGSHLLGSDAFQETDIVGISTPVTKWNHQVTKASEIPEVIAKAFYIAKSGRPGPVLIDITKDAQFEEFDFKYEKCTGIRSYKPIPETNQVDLQAAADLINNAKKPLVVWGQGVILGEAEAEFKAVIEKASLPSAWTILGASAIPSTHPLNVGMVGMHGNYAPNVLTNECDVLIAIGMRFDDRVTGNLATYAKQAKVIHFEIDPAEIDKNVKTDVAVLGNSKETLTAILPFLKENSHTEWHQKFKDLYQVEFDKVIRNDLHPTKDGLTMGEVLKEINEQSKGEAAIVSDVGQHQMIACRYADFNVSKSNITSGGLGTMGFALPAAIGAKMGAPERDVVMIAGDGGYQMTIQELGTIFQTKVPVKIVVLNNNFLGMVRQWQQLFFDKRYASTEMENPDFVAIAKGYHIDAKSVSKREDLANAVKEMMETKGPYFLEVMVEKEDNVFPMIPTGASVSDVRLE